TCCCTTACCGATTCTCGGAGCTCCTCAACGGCTTCCTCCGGTGATTCGTTTACTCCAGTTACAAACTCGACCATAGATTGAAGGAATTCCTTTTGAACGTTGGGATTTTTGATATTTTCAAAAATGACCTTTGATTTGGGAGTTAATTCAAAGCTCTCCCTGTCAAGAATTTGGACCTCAAGTTCAATTCCGACCGTAAAGGGCTTAGACTTTTTAAACTTCACAACTTCCTCAAAAGTTTAAATCTTAAAGATATCTTCCAAAATGTCCTCTTCAACCTCGTGGGGGAGCCTGTGGGAGATAACCGATGAGATTAGGGATGTAGCAACAATTATTAGAAGAAGGGAAACGTAGGTTTCCTCATCTATAAGTCCACTCTTTAGACCGAAGAGGGAGGCAACAATTCCAAAGGTCAGCCTCATGTTGAAAAATAGTCCTGCAAGCTTATACACCGTTCCCCTGAAGAGGTTTGCTGTGGCATAAACTGTTCCAACGTACTTTGTAATAAAGGCAACAGAGCCCAAAAACAGGGAGAGAAAAATTACCTTCAGATTGATGACCGATAATTTTACAGAGTAACCGGCCTTAAAGAAGAAGAAGGGAGCTAAAAATCCAAATATTATGGCCTTTATCTTCTTCTCTATTACGTGGTCCTTCCTAAAGAGCTCTGCAAAGAAAATTCCCGTTGTAAACGCCAAAACTGCTTCATTGATGTGGACGGTTTCAGATAGGAAACCCAGAGAAACCAAAACTAATAGAATGAACCTCGTTTTAAACTCAATCTGGTTTCCCTCGTACCTCTTAAAGAGCCTCTCTCCCCACTTAGGAAGCCTCAGGAGTAGGAGAATCAGGGCAATTGAAAAGAGTATATTGTAGATGTTTATCCCTTCAAAGAGGAAGCTCAGGGCCATCATACTTGATATATCAACAACCATTGCGGCAGACAGTAAAACCTGACCTGTAGTGTGTTTTAAAAGTCCCTTCTCCTTAAGCAGAGGGTAAACAAGTGCCAGTGACGTCGTTGAGAGAGCAATCCCTATTAAGAGGGAAGCCTCGAAGGAATAATTTAAGATGTGATGGGAGACGTAGAAGATACTCACAAGGGGGAAGAAGAAAGAGGAGAAGCCTATGAATATGCTCTTGAAAAAGTTCCTCTTCATAAGTTCCGGGTCCGTTTCAAGGCCTGCAAAGAACATAAGTCCCAAAAGCCCTACGTTCGATAGGAAATCAATCCACCTAAGGTCTCCCAACTTAAGAAAGTTTGAGGCAAAAACTCCAGAGAGAATTTCAAAGATAGCCGACGAAAACCCGAGTTCTAAAGCACCTATTCCTGCAGCTATTATTAGAAGGCTTACAATTAAACTTTCTGTGTGAAGTTTCATAAAAACCTCCGTAGAAAGGATACCAGAAATGAGGAACGTTAAACTAACATTGGAGTACTTGGGAACGAACTACTACGGATGGCAGATTATTCCGGGGAAACCGACTGTTCAGGGAAAACTTAAGGAAGCTCTCGAAAAAATACTTCAACACGAGGTAAAGGTTACAGGAGCAAGCAGGACAGATGCGGGAGTCCACGCCTTGGGTCAGGTTGCAAACTTTAAAACAGTGAAGGAGATTGAACTCTACAGGTTGCAGAGAGCTCTCAACGGCATACTTCCACCTGATATAAAGGTGATTGATGTTGAGGAAGTCCCTTCTAATTTTGATTCAAGGAGGTGGGCAAGGGGAAAGAGGTACAGGTACAGGATTTTTAACAGGGACGTTCCGAGTCCCTTTGAGTACAGAAGGAGCTGGTTCATTCCCTACGAATTGGACATAGAGGGTATGAGAGAAGCCTCAAGATT
The DNA window shown above is from Balnearium lithotrophicum and carries:
- a CDS encoding cation:proton antiporter, with product MKLHTESLIVSLLIIAAGIGALELGFSSAIFEILSGVFASNFLKLGDLRWIDFLSNVGLLGLMFFAGLETDPELMKRNFFKSIFIGFSSFFFPLVSIFYVSHHILNYSFEASLLIGIALSTTSLALVYPLLKEKGLLKHTTGQVLLSAAMVVDISSMMALSFLFEGINIYNILFSIALILLLLRLPKWGERLFKRYEGNQIEFKTRFILLVLVSLGFLSETVHINEAVLAFTTGIFFAELFRKDHVIEKKIKAIIFGFLAPFFFFKAGYSVKLSVINLKVIFLSLFLGSVAFITKYVGTVYATANLFRGTVYKLAGLFFNMRLTFGIVASLFGLKSGLIDEETYVSLLLIIVATSLISSVISHRLPHEVEEDILEDIFKI
- the truA gene encoding tRNA pseudouridine(38-40) synthase TruA; translation: MRNVKLTLEYLGTNYYGWQIIPGKPTVQGKLKEALEKILQHEVKVTGASRTDAGVHALGQVANFKTVKEIELYRLQRALNGILPPDIKVIDVEEVPSNFDSRRWARGKRYRYRIFNRDVPSPFEYRRSWFIPYELDIEGMREASRFLIGVHDFSSFCKKDRKREVNPLREVNEIEIFRDGNTIELVFYGRSFLRHMVRVMVATLVEVGRGKLKPTEVKEILEERNRERAPFLAPPDGLYLEKVYYGDYPY